From a single Pseudophryne corroboree isolate aPseCor3 chromosome 6, aPseCor3.hap2, whole genome shotgun sequence genomic region:
- the LOC134936065 gene encoding zinc finger protein 84-like produces the protein MSLTEERPHLCSECDRSFTHKSKLIIHQRSHTGEKPFECSECSKCFSQKSYLLIHQRSHTGERPHLCSECDRSFTHKSKLIIHQRSHTGEKPFECSECSKCFSRKSLLLIHQRSHTEEKPFICSECSKCFFQKSHLVIHQRSHTGEKPHLCSECNRSFTYKSKLIIHQRSHTGEKPHLCSECDSSFTCKSYLLTHQRSHTGEKPFECSECSKCFSQKAHLVTHQWIHTGEKPFECSECSKCFSHKSELVTHQRSHTGEKPFKCSECSKCFSQKAYLVIHQWIHTGEKPFECSECSKCFSHKSELVTHQRSHTGEKPFKCSECSKCFSQKSYLVIHQRIHTGEKPFTCSKCSKCFSRKSILIEHRRSHTGEKPFICSECSKCFSHKASLVIHQGSHTGEKPFICSECSKCFSHKASLVIHQGSHTGEKPFECSECSKCFSRKSYLALHQRSHTGEKPFTCSECSKCFSRKSYLVIHQWRHTGEKPFTCSECSKCFTKKKTLSNHMQSHSEGLNAACVS, from the coding sequence ATGAGTCTCACAGAAGAGAGACCACATCTGTGttctgagtgtgacagaagctttacacACAAATCAAAACTtatcatacatcagaggagtcacacaggagagaaaccttttgaatgttctgaatgtagcaagtgtttttcccagaagtcatatcttctcatacatcagaggagtcacacaggagagagaccacatctgtgctctgagtgtgacagaagctttacacATAAATCAAAACTtatcatacatcagaggagtcacacaggagagaaaccatttgaatgttctgaatgcagcaagtgtttttcccggaagtcacttcttcttatacatcagaggagtcacacagaagAGAAACCATTTatttgttctgaatgcagcaagtgtttcttccagaagtcacatcttgttatacatcagaggagtcacacaggagagaaaccacatctgtgctctgagtgtaacagaagctttacatataaatcaaaacttatcatacatcagaggagtcacacaggagagaaaccacatctgtgctctgagtgtgacagtaGCTTTACATGTAAATCATATCTTctcacacatcagaggagtcacacaggagagaaaccttttgaatgttctgaatgcagcaagtgtttttcccagaaggcacatcttgttacacatcagtggattcacacaggagagaaaccttttgaatgttctgaatgcagcaagtgtttttcccataagtcggagcttgttacacatcagaggagtcacacaggagagaaaccatttaaatgttctgaatgcagcaagtgtttttcccagaaggcatatcttgttatacatcagtggattcacacaggagagaaaccttttgaatgttctgaatgcagcaagtgtttttcccataagtcagagcttgttacacatcagaggagtcacacaggagagaaaccatttaaatgttctgaatgcagcaagtgtttttcccagaagtcatatcttgttatacatcagaggattcacacaggagagaaaccatttacatgttctaaatgcagcaagtgtttttcccggaaGTCAATTCTTATTGAACATCGGAGGAGTCACACgggagagaaaccatttatatgttctgagtgcagcaaatgtttttcccataaggcatctcttgttatacatcaggggagtcacacaggagagaaaccatttatatgttctgagtgcagcaaatgtttttcccataaggcatctcttgttatacatcaggggagtcacacaggagagaaaccttttgaatgttctgaatgtagcaagtgtttttcccggaaGTCATATCTTGctctacatcagaggagtcacacaggagagaaaccatttacatgttctgaatgcagcaagtgtttttcccggaagtcatatcttgttatacaccagtggcgtcacacaggagagaaaccatttacatgttctgaatgtagcaagtgttttactaAAAAGAAAACACTCAGTAATCACATGCAGAGTCACTCTGAGGGCCTGAATGCAGCTTGTGTATCATAA